The bacterium genome contains a region encoding:
- a CDS encoding acyl-CoA dehydrogenase, translated as MLLSSLHSVPNCKREGRRLATDQQIADDMIDTIRQWVDREVIPNASALEHADEFPQRMFEQMCEFGLFGATVAPEHGGLGLDVTTYARIIEELSRGWMSLAGLLNTHKIAVSMISRYGTEAQRQEFLPKMVDGSYRAAFSLSEPDAGSDARNLRCKAVRDGAHWIINGTKMWVTNGSRARLVMLLARTSDDGITCFLVEKKPGQAFEGISVSKEIAKLGYKGIETVEMAYSDHRVPNARILGGDEGIGKGLRYALSALEVGRINIAARAVGVGQAAFDRAMDYAQEREAFGKKIFDHQAIQFKLAEMATKLRAARLMTYDAARRFDSGARVDLEAGMAKLFASEAAFEIATEALRIHGGNGYASEYDVERYYRDTPLMIIGEGTSEIQKMVIARKLRERGGLR; from the coding sequence ATGCTCCTGTCATCCCTTCATTCAGTGCCGAATTGCAAGCGCGAGGGTCGACGGTTGGCGACAGATCAACAGATTGCAGACGACATGATCGATACGATCCGCCAATGGGTCGACCGCGAGGTCATCCCCAACGCGTCGGCTCTCGAACACGCCGACGAATTCCCTCAGCGCATGTTCGAGCAGATGTGTGAGTTCGGACTCTTCGGCGCGACGGTCGCACCCGAGCACGGTGGACTCGGCCTCGACGTCACGACCTATGCGCGCATCATCGAAGAGCTGTCGCGCGGTTGGATGTCTCTGGCGGGCCTGCTCAATACTCACAAGATCGCCGTCTCGATGATCAGCCGTTACGGCACCGAGGCGCAGCGCCAGGAGTTCCTGCCCAAGATGGTGGACGGATCCTACCGGGCGGCTTTCTCTCTATCGGAACCCGATGCGGGTAGCGACGCCCGCAACCTGCGCTGCAAGGCCGTGCGCGACGGTGCTCATTGGATCATCAACGGGACCAAGATGTGGGTCACCAACGGCAGCCGGGCCCGCCTAGTGATGCTCCTGGCCCGAACTTCCGACGACGGAATCACGTGTTTTCTCGTCGAGAAGAAACCGGGCCAGGCCTTTGAAGGCATCAGCGTTTCCAAAGAGATCGCGAAACTCGGTTACAAGGGAATCGAGACGGTCGAGATGGCCTATAGCGATCACAGAGTGCCCAACGCGCGCATACTCGGCGGCGACGAAGGCATCGGGAAAGGTCTGCGTTACGCACTGTCCGCGCTCGAAGTCGGACGCATCAATATCGCAGCTCGTGCGGTGGGGGTGGGCCAGGCTGCGTTTGACCGCGCCATGGACTACGCGCAGGAGCGGGAGGCCTTCGGCAAAAAGATCTTCGATCACCAGGCGATCCAGTTCAAGCTCGCCGAAATGGCCACCAAGCTTCGCGCGGCCCGGCTCATGACCTACGATGCGGCTCGGCGCTTCGATTCAGGAGCGCGTGTGGATCTCGAAGCCGGAATGGCCAAGCTCTTCGCGTCCGAAGCGGCGTTCGAAATCGCAACCGAGGCTTTGCGCATCCACGGGGGCAACGGCTACGCGAGTGAATACGACGTGGAGCGCTACTACCGCGACACACCGCTGATGATCATCGGAGAAGGCACCAGCGAGATCCAGAAGATGGTGATCGCCCGCAAGCTCCGCGAACGGGGTGGGCTCCGTTGA
- a CDS encoding SDR family oxidoreductase, with protein sequence MSFADQVVFVTGGGSGMGRLAAQRMADAGAKVAAVDINEAGLAETAQAREAIHTFRLDVTDGEAVLATVKEVENRLGPIDRVYNAAAIMPTGLLMEQDTETILRVMEIDYNGVVHVAKAILPGMLERGRGDLINFASIAGWGPTLHFGAYNAAKFAVVAFSEVLYHENRDTGVRIIAVCPPPVATPLLEQATSKPKMLEQGGKPIEPGEVLDAIERDLAKGKAFCFPTATTKFAQILRRFVPGLMWSMVHRVEGR encoded by the coding sequence ATGTCGTTCGCAGATCAGGTGGTGTTCGTCACGGGAGGCGGAAGCGGCATGGGGCGGCTTGCCGCACAGCGCATGGCCGACGCCGGAGCGAAGGTCGCCGCCGTCGATATCAACGAGGCGGGGCTGGCCGAAACCGCTCAGGCGCGCGAAGCCATTCACACCTTCCGCCTCGACGTCACCGACGGCGAAGCGGTGCTCGCGACGGTGAAGGAGGTCGAGAACCGCCTCGGCCCCATTGATCGCGTCTACAACGCGGCCGCCATCATGCCTACCGGGCTGCTCATGGAACAGGATACGGAGACGATACTGCGTGTCATGGAGATCGACTACAACGGCGTGGTCCACGTGGCCAAGGCCATCCTGCCGGGCATGCTCGAGCGCGGGCGCGGCGATCTGATCAACTTCGCTTCGATTGCCGGTTGGGGTCCGACTCTGCACTTTGGCGCGTACAACGCGGCGAAGTTCGCGGTGGTGGCCTTCAGCGAGGTTCTCTACCACGAGAACCGGGACACGGGTGTGCGCATCATCGCCGTCTGCCCACCGCCGGTGGCCACCCCGCTGCTCGAGCAGGCGACCTCGAAGCCCAAGATGCTCGAGCAGGGCGGCAAGCCGATCGAGCCGGGTGAGGTCCTCGACGCAATCGAACGGGACCTCGCCAAGGGCAAGGCGTTCTGCTTTCCGACGGCCACGACGAAGTTCGCCCAGATTCTCCGGCGCTTCGTACCCGGGCTGATGTGGTCAATGGTGCATCGGGTCGAGGGCCGTTAG